From the genome of Triticum aestivum cultivar Chinese Spring chromosome 3B, IWGSC CS RefSeq v2.1, whole genome shotgun sequence, one region includes:
- the LOC123067369 gene encoding uncharacterized protein, protein MGDTPPTQNVFIAVSHKVVLPPQWKAMYQYVAIRAHDGCARVEKSVADARRVLASPLVLDTRNAAGRYTSLHSAMTHVEHASGCLSGVIFSMVVAEILALHGCGAVPSRPLAGIGDLRRDRDNHDEWLALTRLEAAREHAQDALRGVEGAFTLLASVRFMLHSRTPDAAGRRQAMEEQLHAAAVELQAVVGSVANMSALAFLATQPAICNRIQ, encoded by the exons ATGGGAgacacaccaccaacccagaacGTGTTCATTGCCgtgagccacaaggtggtcctG CCGCCGCAATGGAAGGCGATGTACCAGTATGTGGCGATACGGGCGCACGACGGCTGCGCCCGCGTCGAGAAAAGTGTCGCCGACGCGCGTAGGGTGCTGGCGTCCCCACTGGTGCTGGACACCCGGAACGCCGCGGGGCGGTACACCTCGTTGCACTCCGCGATGACCCACGTCGAGCACGCATCCGGCTGCCTCTCCGGTGTCATATTCAGCATGGTGGTGGCCGAGATCCTGGCGCTCCATGGCTGCGGGGCCGTCCCGTCGAGGCCGCTGGCTGGCATTGGCGACCTCCGCCGCGACCGCGACAaccacgacgaatggctcgctctgACCAGGCTCGAGGCCGCCAGGGAGCACGCCCAGGACGCGCTCCGAGGGGTGGAGGGTGCCTTCACCCTCCTGGCCTCCGTCCGGTTCATGCTTCACAGCCGGACCCCCGACGCTGCCGGGCGCCGGCAAGCCATGGAAGAGCAGCTccacgccgccgccgtcgaacTCCAGGCCGTGGTAGGCAGCGTGGCCAACATGTCCGCGCTGGCCTTCTTGGCCACCCAGCCTGCCATCTGCAACCGCATCCAGTGA